CGGGCTTtccccagtagagaaaaacagtgtcttaccttcactgttaggaatgtggatcacaagaccaagtgcttgcttagagacagcctcgggcaatatctataggctattctAACGAGATATTGGAGTAGACACCCAATGTGCATTGAATCAACGCAACTGTAACGCCCCTGACCAGAAGTGATAAGGGttcttgcaatcctttgttcatGTGTGTAAATTGTCCTGCTCTCTGGGCAGTttccacccggtatgtatattgggcctaataaacacaCTGCTTTAAactttcaacctcctactgtattATTATGATTGACTACTAATATAACAATACAGGAGCACTTCACCTTCCCCCAAGAAAGATTTCATGCACAGCTTGTTCTATTGACCCTGCACTTTGGATACATGTACCGTGCCAAATTCTGCATCTCTCATGGAAATCCAAATGCCTGCCGGGGCCCCAAAATACTGGCTGCCTTTCCGTTGAGAGCAGCAGCGGCCCTCTCCAAAGCAGTTGCTTTGCTTACCAGTAATAGAGGCTGCTGGGGCCTATCAGGAGCAAGGCCGCGGCTGGGATTTGGGGCTCTTCTTTCTTAGGAATGAAGCAGCCGGAAAAATAGATACACAGGATGAGGAAGAAGGGGATGTACCTGTCGGAGGGAAACAGAGAAGCCGGAGGAGAGGGTCACGTCTCCCTGAGGTTCTTGATGCACCAGACATGTTTCTGCctatacatctctctctctccttcagcTGAGATTTTTCCAGGACACCCACCCTTTCAGGCATATCTCAAAGCTCAATAACCTTGCTGAAGAGTGCAAGCTTCAACTGGCAAACTGAACAACACAAGTGTCCAACTGGGGGCCAATTTCAGTGGGGCCAGAGATCCCATGTCTGCCCACTTGGCCGTGTGGCCAGCCTGTGACTGTCAAAGCCCCTAACGCTGGGGCCGAGGAAACCAAGACACAGATCCAAACCTGCCGCCAAGCTAATCCAATATTTGGTGCCTGGCCCATCCCAAAGCAGCCAAGTGGATCTGCTTTTGAGATCTGGGCTTTTAGCtcactggggggtgggaagcACTTGGAGTGACTATGAAGGGCTGGAGGGATGGATGCGTCGGGTGCAGCTGCCCtgtatttatagaatcatagagttggaagggtccatagaggccatctagtccaaccccacttaatgcaggatcagcctagagcatccctgacaagtgattgtccagccgctgcttaaagactgccactgagggggagctcaccacctccctaggaagctgattctactgttgaacactgtcgaacaactcttactgtagaatattttttcctaatatccagctggtacctttccgcccacagtttaaacccattattgtgagtcctatcctctgctgccaacaggaacagctccctgccctcctctaaagtgacagcccttcaaatacttatagAAAGcaagcatgccccccccccaaccttctctccagactgaacattcccagctccctcagtctttcctcgcagggcttggtctccaggcccctgatcatcctccttgctctcttctgcacccgctccattctgtccacatcctttttgaagtggggccttcagaactgcacacaatatttatCTCACTACGGTTATCGGTTGCTGACAACCAAGGGAACCAAAGAGCCACTGGCGGCTGACTGCACAGCTCCAAGCCCCACAAGCTTCTGGAGTTACGGGGAAAGGGGACAGAGTAAGAAACTACATGAAATTGGAGATGAAGAATGGCTTAAGGAAGggccccccaacatggtgcctgtgggggcCATGCTGTCCATCAACAACTTTCCTGATGCCCGCCAAGTGTTAAGGAGactgccctcccccacccctcagggatctttctctctcacacacaggttACCTTCTTAAGGGTCTGGTCTGGATAGCCTGGCCATTTCACTGCCCTTCTGTATCCCTGAGCAAGTGTTATCACCATGGGCCAAGAACTGGAGTGTAGCCTGTCTCTCTGGGCCAAACTCCACCTGGTACCAGGCATAAATGCCACAGTGCTCTCTAGGGAATGCCCACTCCTGACACAGAGATTCATTGGCACTGCCCATCTTTGTTCGATACCAAAGGATCCCTGTTTTTCGCTTGCCCTCAGCAGCtatccgggggaggggggagcacctCGTAAGCAGccccatgaactcatgaagctgccttacccagaatcagaccctcagtccatcaaagtcagtattctcagaccagcagcggctctccagggtctcaggcagaggtctttcacatcaccaacttgcctggtccctttaactggagatgccagggactgaacctgggaccttctgcataccaagcagaggctctaccactgagccatggcccctccccaaccccagctGGCTATTGGAAGCATTTGGGTGACATGTTTGAGACAGGAGTCGGCCAGCCCTTCCATTAGCACAAAGCATAAACACAACCACATGCGGCAGTTTCTTTGGTACTGGTAACTGAGGCAAGCAAAGTCCCACCCCCAAAGCGAAGGGGTTGGCTTTAAAGGGCACTCCCACAGAAGAATCAACAGGGGAAAAGGAGTTTGCAGAATTGTTTCTTAAATTATAAAGTCTATGGTAGGGAGCAATGGAAAAAACGTCAACGGGGAGGTGAAGCCTGAAAACAGCACGAAGTTCCAGCAGAGCTGGGGCCTGAGGCagagtccacccccacccccggccatttGCTCCATCCCTTTGCCAAAGGACTGCATGGTCGTCTCCAAGTTGCGTGTCCCTGCCCATGTGCATGTCTTTGCAAACATGGGCTGGCCCCCCTTGCTGAAATGCTGAATGTGAAATAGCCCTGTGCCCTCTAAAAAAAAAGCAGTAGCAGCAGCGTGACTTCCGCGCCATGCTTACCACATCGAATGACCCAGATATTCATCATAGTAGTACAGCAGTTCGAAGGAATCAATCTGGAAAGGAACGAAATGGGGGTGTCAGGGCAGGGAGGGGCCGGCAGAGAAACAACCCCGAGAGGTCAGAGCGGCGGGGCCTCCCGTTACCAGCGTCTCCGGCTTGAGGTTCTTGATGATGGGGTTCTCTCGGACCGACAGGTGGAGCTGATAGCCGCTGAAGATCAGCCGGTGATTGACAGAATCGCCCACCAGGTGAATGCTGGCTCCCATGACGAAGGTGATGATGCTGATGTACACCATGGAGCGGGGGAGGGTCTTGGGGGAACGTTCGATGAGCTGCAAGGGAAAGCTGAGCTTAATGGTCCAGAAGGAAAACTGAGGGGCCCCCCTCCAGGATATGCCCTGCTCTGAATTTGTTCTTGGAATAAATCAAGTGCCTCAGATTACTCCTTCACCTTGGGAGCTGGACTCTCTCTGACCAAGGTGCTTGGAGGCCAGaccattcttcccctcccctgaaaGCTCCTGTTTTGCTCAGTGTGGCTGGTCCCTTCCTGAACAACTTATTCCAAATGCAGCCGGGCCCATGCCTAACGCCCAACACAAGGCACAGCCCTTAAGACAGTTAATTAACTACAATATTtccaccctgcctttcctcctgaCTCAAGGGCAGGGcgcctgctttacatgcagaaggtgcccGGTTCTGTCTCCTGGTTTGACAGAAGATGGCCTTGTGTATGCACAACAGAAATCCAGAGATGGTCAGGGTTTGTAGTAGAGATCTGACTACTCAGAAAGTCCCAGTGCTCTTTGCATATAATTAATCTCAGTGGTTtgctcactttatttatttaaaacatttttatgccaccttttcagCCAACCAGGGTCCCCAACTGAAACcgcctcttccttccccctccatgcCTGTGGCTAATCTAATGGCTCTTTGGGTGTCAAATCAATTCGCTAGCCAGGAAGATTCAAAGTGAGATTTGTCAGAGGCAACTAACGCAGTGGTGGTCCCTtctagcttttttttgggggggggggttgcctggaaGAATCTCTGTGGCACCTCGGTGTTCGATACAGACTCCAGTGCAGCTCCAAAATATGGAATTACCAAAGAGAATCCATTTCAGGGAACTATGGGACAGGCTTCGCCAGCCAATGATATCAGGCAGCACACAGAGCAGAGATTTGTTGCACGTTCTGTTAATCTCGCTAAAGTTGGTATGACTCTGTGAAGCCAGACAATCCATCTTAGAACCACTTTGCCTCTGTGGCGTCAATTTTTGTCTCCTCAGCTAAAGCAACTTTCCATCCACTGGCCAAGCCTGTTCTCACAACACCAGGTGCCCTGATTAGTGAATGGGCTGGCTTCAAGGTCTTCTCACACCATCTTTAATTAAGTCATGAGAAACATCTGTGGAGATGAGATGGGGGGgccctcctccttttcccttgTGAGCTTCACGCCAGTCTGAACTGGTCCTGGGCTCCTGGAGAGGTTCTACCTAAGAACCCCTGTGACTGGGAGCTAAGGGTCACCTGCTCCTGGCCTGATTTTTCCATAAGTTTCAGCAACCAGAAGTTAAGTCATTCCTTCTTCAACTATTTTTGCTGCATGTTACTATGTTGCTTTGAGCCCTGCTTTGCTTATCAGACCCCAGGCCTTAAGAGCCAGCTTTTACTATGTGACATCTTTAAGTAAGTTAGCTAGCTAAACTTTGTTCTTTTATCGTTACATACTGCGGACCTTGTAATTTGTATTTTATCTCTTTTTTGCCTGTTTTCTATTAATAAAGCTTTTAAAGCTATTATTGGCGATCGAACCTACAACCGCTCAGTCACGATACAAGAAAAGAAACAGGAGCTCTGTTTCTACAGACTCATCATGACCCGGGAAGGAAAAGTTATTGGCCAAAGGGATTGCGGGAATTAGGCCTGCCAGCCTGCTGCTCAGCTCTGGGGCTTACCCCTCCAACAGGGCCTTCCAAAAACTTTTACCTTCAGGAGAAGAAAGGGAGTGATGACGTTGTAAGCCATGTGCAAATAATCTCCGGCGCTGGGCTTATTCAGTGGGAACCATTCTAGCGGAAGCAGGAtctgaaagaaggaaggaagagaggagggATGCAACCATCTGCAACCCATAACCAATAGGGAACTCTTTCGAGGGAACCACcctagtacaatcctaagaacgctttcctggaagtaagccacaATGAATAGACCTGAGGGGGATTCTAAGGAGACCTGCTCAGGAAATTATCTGGAGTACTTTGATTTGACTTCTGGAGTCTGGGAATCACagtggtatttttaaaattaagaacaaggagatttccagccacgaCAGACTCCCCCACGGAAGcaaactcccccaccccagttttgcGCTACAAACAGCTCCCCACATTTGTATTAACCAGCAGAAaggtgtttgggggtggggggcacggaACAATACCAGGACATGGGTCAACAGGAGTTAGTGCTGGAGGGTAGCAATCTGCTATCTTGGCACTCAAATTTGCGACAGCTTTTTTTACTGTCATTTTCAAAGAAATAAAACCCATGACAGTAACTGATACTCTACAAAactagaaaaccaactcttctgaaagTTACTACGGTACTTTTGAATCTTACATAGTAGTATCAGGTACTACTTGCATGTCTTTTGACCCTGTGGTTTACATTTTCTTCCTCCATGAATGTGCTTGTGATGGGAACATTGCAAATTAGTGGAGTGACTGCATTCGCGCTTTCCCAATTCACAAATTATGCAGTCGAGTTTTCCGCATTTGGGGGAATCAAAGGGGTCAGCATCTTGCACCTTCTTAGGTAGAGATGCTTCCCTTGATCATGATCAATCACTCAAGAAAAGAGTTTCTACTCATTATCAGTAGCGATTTGGACCCCTTGGGGCTAAAATTTGTAATTTTCCCATCACGTGTGCGCATCGTGTGCACACAgacctctgtcacctgcagatctaCCACATGTCTCTGATCAAGCGAGCTATAGTCCACCAAAGCTGTGATAAAAAATGTTTGTCTTGCCGTTAAGAggttttgccacaacagacaAACCTGGCCGGTGGCTGCCATTCTGGAATTTAATATCTGACAAATATTTCTTAATTTGGGAACATCCAATATTACAGCCAGGCCACCCGGCACAGAATTCAGATTCCTCCATCCCACACCATGCTCAATTTCATCCATCTCTGTTCCTCCGCCTCCCATTCACACCAGATGGCAACAAAACTCGCCATTGGTGCGCTCACCATGGCGATTGGGCGGCCAAAGTCCAGCAACCAATTCTGCAGAGTGAAGTAAAACCACAAGTCGAAATGGAACGGGGGATTCCTGAAGGCCTCCTCCTCTTTGGCCGATCCATGTCTGCTTAAAGGGAAACGGAGAGGAGCAACAGGTATTGCACTAACAGtaagatttaatttaaaaaaccccaacaggCCCTCCACCAAAGGAAAGATTTGGGCATTTGACCCACAGCAGTAGCCTAAGAGAATAACTTCTAGGAGTGGAAGTGCACACAGCAAACTTGAAGCAAAATCAAAtaggagtccagcggcacctcAGAGACTAACCAAATGAATCCCATGATAAGCTTTTGTGATGAAGAgcactctggattgggaaaatttctgctggaatgaatgaatttatttttacagcattagccagaacacCACAGccagctggaataaattttgttcttCTTCAAGGTGCTGCCAGTAAAGGTGCCATTgcgataattcacagtgggtagccgtgttaagtctgtctgcagtagtagaa
The Euleptes europaea isolate rEulEur1 chromosome 20, rEulEur1.hap1, whole genome shotgun sequence genome window above contains:
- the CLN6 gene encoding ceroid-lipofuscinosis neuronal protein 6, which produces MILLPLEWFPLNKPSAGDYLHMAYNVITPFLLLKLIERSPKTLPRSMVYISIITFVMGASIHLVGDSVNHRLIFSGYQLHLSVRENPIIKNLKPETLIDSFELLYYYDEYLGHSMWYIPFFLILCIYFSGCFIPKKEEPQIPAAALLLIGPSSLYYWYLVTEGQIFILFIFTFFAMMALVMHQQRKGLILDSNGRFLFYSFIITLVLIALWVGWLWNDKILRKKYPSIIYIPEPWAFYTLHLNNLHSPMEENV